A section of the Scyliorhinus torazame isolate Kashiwa2021f chromosome 21, sScyTor2.1, whole genome shotgun sequence genome encodes:
- the pgap3 gene encoding post-GPI attachment to proteins factor 3 isoform X5, whose amino-acid sequence MRGGAVAVCCLLCAASGLPAARSSQGDREPHYRNCVRLCERQNCTGPALRAFGKIQPLHMLATGWRCADDCKYNCMWATVGLYIKEGHKVPQFHGKWPFYRFLFFQEPASAAASMLNGLANYVMLNRYRAAVPFQSPMYRTCISFAMVTLNAWVWSTVFHTRDTLLTEKMDYFCASSVMLYSIYLCCVRVD is encoded by the exons ATGCGGGGCGGCGCGGTGGCGGTTTGCTGCCTGTTGTGTGCCGCCAGCGGCCTACCGGCGGCCCGCTCCTCCCAGGGGGACCGGGAACCCCATTACCGCAACTGTGTGCGGCTGTGCGAGCGGCAGAACTGCACCGGGCCTGCGCTCCGGGCCTTCGGAAAAATACAGCCGCTCCACATGCTGGCGACag GCTGGCGCTGTGCTGATGACTGTAAATACAACTGTATGTGGGCGACTGTAGGACTCTACATTAAAGAAGGACACAAAGTGCCTCAGTTCCATGGCAAG TGGCCCTTCTACCGATTTCTCTTCTTCCAGGAGCCTGCCTCAGCTGCTGCCTCTATGCTGAATGGACTGGCCAACTATGTTATGTTGAACAGGTACCGGGCGGCAGTGCCTTTCCAGTCTCCGATGTACCGCACATGCATTTCCTTTGCCATG GTCACCCTTAATGCCTGGGTTTGGTCCACAGTCTTCCACACACGTGACACCCTGCTTACTGAG AAAATGGATTACTTCTGTGCTTCGTCAGTGATGCTGTACTCCATCTACCTGTGCTGTGTCCG GGTTGATTAA
- the pgap3 gene encoding post-GPI attachment to proteins factor 3 isoform X1, producing MRGGAVAVCCLLCAASGLPAARSSQGDREPHYRNCVRLCERQNCTGPALRAFGKIQPLHMLATGWRCADDCKYNCMWATVGLYIKEGHKVPQFHGKWPFYRFLFFQEPASAAASMLNGLANYVMLNRYRAAVPFQSPMYRTCISFAMVTLNAWVWSTVFHTRDTLLTEKMDYFCASSVMLYSIYLCCVRTLGLTRPWTASLFGALLIVLFGCHVWYLTYVHFDYGYNMAANILIGLINVLWWLCWCLWNRARLPYVWKCMIVVGLLHGLALLELLDFPPWLWVFDAHAVWHFSTIPVPFLFYSFLIDDSLHLLDVKRE from the exons ATGCGGGGCGGCGCGGTGGCGGTTTGCTGCCTGTTGTGTGCCGCCAGCGGCCTACCGGCGGCCCGCTCCTCCCAGGGGGACCGGGAACCCCATTACCGCAACTGTGTGCGGCTGTGCGAGCGGCAGAACTGCACCGGGCCTGCGCTCCGGGCCTTCGGAAAAATACAGCCGCTCCACATGCTGGCGACag GCTGGCGCTGTGCTGATGACTGTAAATACAACTGTATGTGGGCGACTGTAGGACTCTACATTAAAGAAGGACACAAAGTGCCTCAGTTCCATGGCAAG TGGCCCTTCTACCGATTTCTCTTCTTCCAGGAGCCTGCCTCAGCTGCTGCCTCTATGCTGAATGGACTGGCCAACTATGTTATGTTGAACAGGTACCGGGCGGCAGTGCCTTTCCAGTCTCCGATGTACCGCACATGCATTTCCTTTGCCATG GTCACCCTTAATGCCTGGGTTTGGTCCACAGTCTTCCACACACGTGACACCCTGCTTACTGAG AAAATGGATTACTTCTGTGCTTCGTCAGTGATGCTGTACTCCATCTACCTGTGCTGTGTCCG GACCCTGGGTTTGACTCGCCCCTGGACAGCCAGTCTTTTTGGGGCCCTACTCATCGTATTGTTCGGGTGTCACGTCTGGTACCTCACCTACGTGCATTTTGACTATGGGTACAACATGGCTGCCAACATTTTGATAG GGTTGATTAATGTCCTGTGGTGGCTTTGTTGGTGTCTGTGGAATCGAGCTCGCCTCCCCTATGTGTGGAAGTGTATGATTGTAGTTGGTTTGCTGCATGGACTGGCTTTGCTGGAACTGCTGGACTTCCCTCCGTGGCTGTGGGTGTTTGATGCTCATGCAGTCTGGCATTTCAGCACCATCCCTGTGCCCTTCCTCTTCTACAG